The Paenibacillus tianjinensis genome has a window encoding:
- a CDS encoding S41 family peptidase, whose product MLKKSTAAFMIVAALLCGSLLTLGVTGYAQVFGQAAGEGVAAVLQTSGLQEKESQKLGTALSLIESNYYEAVDRDKLIDGAVNGMMEALGDPYSNYMGKETAEKFEESIEGSFSGIGAEVSSDNGKVVVVSPIKGAPAEKAGIQAKDIILSVNGESLDGLELNAAVAKIRGPKGSKATLKVQRTGSAAPLEFVITRDDVKLETVYATMEKDGVGVIEVTQFSMNTAERFKEELANLEKQGMKGLVIDVRNDPGGVLQRVVEMAELFVPKGEAIVKIDEKGKALEVIKSNGSRKDYPVVVLMNKGSASASEILAGALQQSAGAKLIGENSFGKGTVQTSFEKELGDGSLLKITIAKWLTPDGTWIHGKGIKPDIAVAQPDYFSVAPINKSVTLQYNMNSSDVKSAQTMLDGLGYKPGRKDGYFDTGTKNAVKKFQSASKLQATGIIDAKTAESLELALIKVIQDPANDNQRNKGIEEVRKEIKEAASKK is encoded by the coding sequence ATGTTAAAGAAAAGCACGGCGGCCTTTATGATCGTCGCTGCATTGTTATGCGGCAGTCTCCTGACTCTGGGCGTGACCGGCTATGCGCAGGTCTTCGGACAAGCTGCCGGTGAAGGCGTGGCTGCGGTTCTGCAGACCAGCGGCTTACAGGAGAAGGAATCCCAGAAGCTGGGTACCGCGCTGAGCCTGATCGAATCGAACTATTACGAGGCTGTAGACCGGGACAAGCTGATCGACGGTGCTGTCAACGGTATGATGGAAGCACTGGGCGACCCTTATTCCAATTATATGGGCAAAGAAACCGCCGAGAAATTCGAAGAGAGTATTGAAGGTTCCTTCTCAGGAATCGGTGCGGAGGTATCCTCTGATAACGGCAAGGTCGTCGTTGTCTCACCGATCAAGGGAGCGCCTGCTGAAAAGGCCGGGATTCAGGCTAAGGATATCATTTTGTCGGTGAACGGCGAATCGCTGGACGGGCTGGAGCTTAATGCTGCAGTGGCCAAGATCCGGGGTCCAAAGGGCAGCAAGGCAACGCTCAAGGTTCAGCGTACAGGTTCTGCGGCGCCGCTGGAGTTCGTGATTACCCGTGATGATGTGAAGCTGGAAACCGTCTATGCCACCATGGAAAAGGACGGAGTCGGCGTAATCGAAGTTACCCAGTTCTCCATGAACACTGCCGAGCGGTTTAAGGAAGAGCTGGCTAACCTGGAGAAGCAGGGCATGAAAGGACTCGTTATTGATGTCCGCAATGATCCCGGCGGTGTACTACAGCGGGTCGTTGAGATGGCGGAGCTGTTCGTGCCTAAGGGCGAGGCAATCGTTAAGATAGACGAAAAGGGCAAAGCGCTCGAAGTGATTAAATCGAATGGCTCAAGGAAGGATTATCCGGTCGTTGTCCTAATGAACAAAGGCAGCGCAAGCGCATCGGAGATTCTGGCTGGGGCTTTGCAGCAATCGGCCGGAGCCAAGCTGATCGGCGAGAATTCGTTCGGCAAGGGTACGGTGCAGACAAGCTTTGAGAAAGAGCTTGGGGATGGCAGCCTGCTCAAGATTACCATTGCCAAGTGGCTGACACCGGACGGCACCTGGATTCACGGCAAGGGCATCAAGCCGGATATCGCTGTAGCGCAGCCGGATTACTTCTCGGTTGCACCGATTAACAAAAGTGTGACCCTGCAATATAACATGAACAGCTCGGATGTGAAGAGCGCGCAGACCATGCTGGACGGTCTGGGCTACAAACCGGGCCGCAAAGACGGATACTTCGATACCGGGACAAAGAATGCGGTGAAGAAATTCCAGAGCGCATCGAAGCTGCAGGCAACAGGCATTATCGATGCCAAGACGGCAGAATCACTCGAGCTGGCCCTGATCAAGGTCATTCAGGACCCGGCCAATGACAACCAGCGCAACAAGGGAATCGAAGAGGTGCGGAAGGAAATTAAGGAAGCGGCGTCGAAAAAGTAA
- a CDS encoding murein hydrolase activator EnvC family protein produces MKKIAAGLAVALLAVTLLGPSDGYAKKTTVSEIDKQLKKLQQEVQAAKAAQEQAASRNQVAQHYKNKTTLNLQYVLDQITQVKGEMKTISGKIASTEQSLNVTAAELDEAEARVASREKLLESRVRLMYTDGAVSYLDVLLSSTSFSDFLDRADSLKMIVDQDQDLLVQHKLDKQTVIAKKQELEGQYAQAKQLYTDLESQRTVLKEKEAEKQELIAYYDEEIQEADDVTEEQNAKLVQLASERSALEEQKDKIKAEEAARKAAAAKAEAARRAAAAAKAKASRSVSSSSSSSSSSDYAGGNGPFLLPVGSARISSGYGYRTHPVTGEVGKMHTGVDFAVPQGTDIHAADSGTVLVAEWWSGYGYCVIIDHGGGVWTLYGHIREGGIKVKAGDKVDRGQVIAESGSTGRSTGPHLHFEVRIDGKTVDPMPYL; encoded by the coding sequence TTGAAGAAGATTGCCGCCGGATTAGCCGTAGCACTGCTGGCTGTCACTTTATTAGGGCCCTCTGACGGATATGCCAAGAAGACAACCGTTTCGGAAATAGATAAGCAGCTGAAGAAGCTGCAGCAAGAGGTACAGGCCGCCAAGGCCGCACAGGAGCAGGCTGCCTCCCGCAATCAGGTAGCCCAGCACTATAAGAACAAAACGACGCTGAATCTTCAGTATGTGCTGGATCAGATTACCCAGGTGAAAGGCGAGATGAAGACCATCTCCGGCAAAATCGCCAGTACGGAGCAGTCGCTGAATGTGACGGCGGCCGAGCTGGATGAAGCTGAGGCGCGTGTGGCTTCACGCGAGAAGCTGCTGGAATCCCGCGTCCGCCTGATGTACACAGACGGTGCGGTTTCGTATCTTGACGTGCTGCTGTCTTCAACGAGCTTCTCGGATTTTCTGGACCGGGCTGACTCGCTGAAAATGATCGTAGACCAGGACCAGGATCTGCTGGTGCAGCATAAGCTGGACAAGCAGACAGTGATCGCGAAGAAGCAGGAGCTCGAGGGGCAATACGCCCAGGCCAAGCAACTGTATACGGATCTGGAATCCCAGCGCACGGTGCTTAAGGAGAAGGAAGCCGAGAAGCAGGAGCTTATCGCTTACTACGATGAAGAGATCCAGGAAGCGGATGATGTCACTGAAGAGCAGAACGCCAAGCTGGTGCAGCTGGCCAGCGAACGTTCGGCGCTTGAAGAGCAGAAGGACAAAATAAAGGCAGAGGAAGCGGCACGCAAAGCGGCTGCAGCCAAGGCGGAAGCGGCGCGCAGAGCCGCCGCCGCAGCTAAAGCCAAAGCCTCCAGAAGCGTCAGCAGCTCCAGTTCCTCCAGTTCCTCCTCGGACTATGCCGGAGGTAACGGACCGTTCCTGCTCCCGGTAGGCTCGGCGCGGATTTCCTCGGGATACGGGTACCGGACACATCCGGTAACCGGTGAAGTCGGCAAAATGCATACCGGCGTAGATTTTGCAGTTCCGCAGGGGACGGACATTCATGCCGCTGATTCCGGCACCGTACTGGTCGCCGAATGGTGGAGCGGCTACGGATACTGCGTGATTATCGATCACGGCGGCGGTGTATGGACACTATACGGCCATATCCGTGAAGGCGGGATTAAAGTCAAAGCCGGCGATAAGGTAGACAGAGGCCAGGTCATCGCCGAATCGGGATCGACCGGACGTTCCACAGGCCCGCATCTTCATTTCGAAGTGCGGATTGATGGTAAAACCGTCGATCCGATGCCGTATCTCTAA